From Lemur catta isolate mLemCat1 chromosome 21, mLemCat1.pri, whole genome shotgun sequence, a single genomic window includes:
- the ZNF268 gene encoding zinc finger protein 268 isoform X3 — translation MLENYSNLVALGYQHTKPNIIFQLEGGEEWWMVQAQIPGQGHPDKVWEIDDHIKWHQENQGNLGSIAKSCECTAFGKLCFLGTNYVSSRQKPQTCGIHGKSLKYDTDFTSNYAGKNPNTFHVHQESFLHSKHEQTVIGIKYCESNESEKAVNKKSQLMCRKTYMGEKPLECSYCEKAFNSESYLIVHQRTHAEKKPYECNECGKDFSSKSYLMVHQRIHTGEKPHECSECGKTFSFNSQLVIHQRIHTGKNPYQCCECRKFFSRKDQLISHQRIHSGHKPYGCNECGKAFGLKSQLIIHERIHTGEKPYECSECQKAFNTKSNLMVHQRTHTGEKPYGCSECGKAFTFKSQLIVHQGTHTGVKPYGCIQCGKAFSLKSQLVVHQRSHTGMKPYICSECDKAFRSKSYLIIHMRTHTGEKLHECNDCGKAFSFNSQLIIHQRIHTGESPYKCHECGKTFSRKYQLISHLRTHAGEKPHKCSDCGKGFGLKSQLITHQRTHTGEKPFECSDCQKAFNTKSNLIVHQRTHTGEKPYGCSECGKAFTFKSQLIVHQGIHTGVKPYGCNQCEKAFSLKSQLIVHQRSHTGVKPYGCSECGKAFRSKSYLIIHIRTHTGEKPHECSECGKSFSFNSQLIVHQRIHTGENPYGCSECGKAFNRKDQLISHQRTHAGEKPYRCSECRKAFSSKSYLIIHMRTHSGEKPYECSECGKAFIWKSLLIVHERTHAGENLYKCGQCEKSFRGKLRLIVHQRMHTREKPYECSECGKAFIRKSQLSVHQRTHSGEKPYGCNECGKTFSQKSILSAHQRTHTGEKPCKCPDCEKAFCWKSQLIMHQRTHVDDKHVDELNV, via the exons atgctggagaactacAGCAACCTGGTGGCCCTAG GGTATCAACACACCAAACCCAACATTATCTTCCAGTTGGAAGGAGGAGAAGAGTGGTGGATGGTGCAGGCCCAAATCCCAGGTCAGGGCCATCCAG ataAAGTCTGGGAAATTGATGATCACATCAAATGGCATCAGGAAAACCAAGGCAATCTGGGAAGTATAGCAAAAAGCTGTGAGTGCACTGCATTTGGAAAACTATGTTTTCTTGGTACAAATTATGTTTCGTCAAGGCAGAAACCTCAGACATGTGGCATACATGGAAAGAGTTTGAAATATGATACAGATTTCACTAGTAATTATGCTGGAAAGAATCCTAATACATTTCATGTACATCAGGAATCATTCCTCCATTCTAAACATGAGCAAACTGTTATTGGAATAAAATACTGTGAAAGTAATGAATCTGAAAAAGCTGTCAATAAGAAGTCACAACTTATGTGCCGAAAAACATATATGGGAGAAAAACCCCTTGAGTGTAGTTACTGTGAGAAAGCCTTCAACAGTGAGTCATACCTTATAGTACATCAGCGAACTCATGCAGAAaagaaaccctatgaatgcaatgaatgtgggaaagactTCAGCAGTAAATCATACCTCATGgtacatcagagaattcatacaggagagaaacctcatgaatgcagtgaatgtgggaaaacaTTCAGTTTCAATTCACAACTTGTtatacatcagagaattcacacaggTAAAAATCCCTATCAATGCTGTGAATGTAGGAAATTCTTTAGTAGGAAAGACCAGCTTATTTCACACCAGAGAATTCATTCAGGACATAAACCCTATGGttgtaatgaatgtggcaaagcttttggTTTGAAATCGCAGCTCATTATACATgaaagaattcatacaggagagaaaccatatgaatGCAGTGAATGTCAGAAAGCCTTTAATACAAAGTCAAACCTTATGGTACACCAGAGAACCCATACAGGGGAAAAACCCTATGGTTGCAgtgaatgtggcaaagcctttacatTCAAATCACAACTTATTGTACATCAGGGCACTCACACAGGAGTCAAGCCCTATGGGTGCATTCAGTGTGGGAAGGCATTCAGTTTGAAGTCACAGCTCGTTGTACATCAGAGAAGTCACACAGGAATGAAGCCTTACATCTGCAGTGAATGCGACAAAGCCTTCCGAAGCAAGTCATACCTCATTATACATATGAGGacacacactggagagaaactCCATGAATGCAATGattgtggaaaagccttcagttTTAATTCACAACTCATTATACATCAGAGGATTCACACAGGAGAGAGCCCATATAAATGCCACGAATGTGGAAAAACCTTCAGTCGGAAATACCAGCTTATTTCACACCTTAGAACTCATGCAGGAGAGAAGCCCCATAAGTGCAGTGACTGTGGAAAAGGTTTTGGCTTAAAGTCACAGCTTATTACACACCAGAGGactcatacaggagagaaaccctttGAATGTAGTGACTGTCAGAAAGCCTTTAATACAAAGTCAAACCTTATTGTACATCAGAGAAcccatacaggagagaaaccctatggttgtagtgaatgtggaaaagcctttacgTTCAAGTCACAGCTCATTGTACATCAGGGCATTCACACTGGAGTAAAACCTTACGGATGCAATCAATGTGAAAAAGCCTTTAGTTTGAAGTCACAGCTCATTGTACACCAGAGAAGTCATACAGGAGTAAAACCGTATGGATGCAGTgagtgtgggaaggccttcagGAGCAAATCCTACCTTATTATACATATAAGaactcatacaggagagaaaccccatgaatgcagtgaatgtgggaaatcaTTTAGTTTCAATTCACAACTCATtgtacatcagagaattcacacaggTGAAAATCCCTATGGGTGCAGTGAGTGTGGGAAAGCTTTTAATAGGAAAGATCAGCTTATTTCACATCAGCGAACTCATGCCGGGGAAAAACCTTACAGGTGCAGTGAATGTAGGAAAGCCTTTAGCAGCAAGTCATACCTCATAATACACATGAGAACCCATTCAGGGgagaaaccatatgaatgtagtgaatgtgggaaagctttcatTTGGAAGTCACTACTCATTGTACATGAGCGAACTCATGCGGGGGAAAATCTTTATAAATGTGGTCAGTGTGAGAAATCCTTCCGTGGGAAATTACGGCTCATTGTACACCAGCGAATGCACACAAgggagaaaccttatgaatgcagtgaatgtggaaaagccttcattAGGAAATCTCAGCTCAGTGTACACCAGAGAACTCAttcaggagagaaaccctatggatgcaatgaatgtggaaaaacCTTCTCTCAGAAATCAATTCTCAGTGCACATCAGAGGAcacatacaggagagaaaccttgTAAATGTCCTGATTGTGAGAAAGCCTTTTGTTGGAAGTCACAGCTCATTATGCATCAGAGAACTCATGTAGATGACAAGCATGTTGATGAGTTAAATGTGTGA
- the ANHX gene encoding anomalous homeobox protein isoform X1 — protein MQRFLTLLRNHEGTCPPPAELVTLVGTLCRDLRDDLAQAQPLVAAVLDSQLRLYLLDNADVVLVCARVLEQQEQQQAACRLLEGCRVPGGSQELVQLWNDIHYRLAMKRLGVATLTPVQKFRCRKRNPPPPSLCPEGPKSRNFPREVRQKLHDFASGVSTNPTKAERENLALETSLTTEQVYNWFANYRRRQRALTQHMEPAQKATAEDPSVGERRPDPPQPSGDPHVDSGFVDRPQWSEGHEENGPPQSPETTQGPWQPLALALDFSGDETISKPLAPRSLQGGEMYQEGLSHSPATLPSICCGPGLCPLAADSNMLDPSLAAPESWLMSLALASSKEVSFQTEQLVHGHGLDFMMCPADTAVAVSVATLGNPSPTGLADGPSSAPQSMHPEESPGTSSGQAEPQAGSFLVTQPPLQAPGFVLTQSPAELAPAPSTFAGPVSAVELSQPLPSSQVQWPDDDSCDAFWGARMLLEFSGGSLG, from the exons ATGCAGAGGTTCCTGACTCTGCTGAGGAACCACGAGGGCACCTGCCCACCTCCTGCGGAGCTGGTGACCCTCGTAGGCACGCTGTGCCGGGACCTCCGGGATGACCTTGCCCAGGCGCAGCCTCTGGTGGCGGCTGTTCTGGACAGCCAGCTCCGCCTGTACCTCCTGGACAATGCAGACGTGGTCCTGGTGTGCGCCCGTGTCctggagcagcaggagcagcagcaggcagCCTGCCGGCTCCTGGAG GGGTGCCGGGTGCCAGGAGGCAGCCAGGAGCTGGTGCAGCTCTGGAATGACATCCACTACCGTCTGGCCATGaagaggctgggtgtggccaCGCTGACCCCCGTGCAGAAGTTCCGCTGCAGGAAGAG GAACCCCCCACCCCCTTCGCTCTGCCCAGAGGGGCCAAAGAGCCGGAACTTCCCCAGAGAGGTTCGCCAGAAGCTGCACGACTTTGCTTCGGGGGTTAGCACCAACCCCACCAAGGCTGAGAGG GAGAACTTGGCTTTGGAGACGAGCTTGACCACTGAGCAAGTGTACAACTGGTTCGCCAATTACCGGCGGCGCCAAAGGGCCCTTACTCAGCACATGGAGCCGGCTCAGAAGGCCACAGCAGAAGACCCCAGTGTAGGAGAGAGGCGTCCTGACCCCCCGCAGCCCTCAGGAGACCCTCATGTTGACTCTGGGTTTGTGGACAGGCCTCAGTGGTCAG AGGGACACGAGGAAAACGGGCCCCCACAGTCTCCAGAGACCACCCAAGGGCCCTGGCAGCCGCTGGCCTTGGCCCTGGACTTTTCTGGAGATGAGACAATCTCGAAGCCACTGGCTCCCAG GTCTCTGCAGGGTGGTGAGATGTACCAGGAAGGGCTCAGCCACAGTCCTGCAACCCTCCCCTCTATCTGCTGtggccctggcctctgccctctggctgctgatAGCAACATGCTGGACCCCTCTCTGGCTGCCCCCGAATCATGGCTGATGTCCCTCGCACTGGCATCCTCCAAGGAAGTTTCCTTCCAGACTGAGCAGCTGGTCCACGGTCATGGGCTGGACTTCATGATGTGCCCTGCAGACACCGCCGTGGCTGTGTCCGTTGCCACCCTTGGCAATCCCAGTCCTACAG GACTTGCTGACGGGCCCAGCAGCGCTCCCCAGAGCATGCACCCGGAGGAGAGTCCAGGCACAAGCAGTGGACAGGCAGAGCCTCAGGCTGGCAGCTTCCTGGTGACACAGCCCCCACTGCAGGCTCCAGGATTCGTCCTCACCCAGAG CCCTGCAGAGCTGGCCCCAGCCCCATCCACCTTCGCTGGCCCTGTGTCTGCCGTGGAGCTGAgccagcctctgccctccagccag GTGCAGTGGCCCGATGACGATTCCTGCGATGCCTTCTGGGGAGCCAGGATGCTCCTCGAGTTTTCAGGGGGCAGCCTGGGCTGA
- the ANHX gene encoding anomalous homeobox protein isoform X2, with translation MQRFLTLLRNHEGTCPPPAELVTLVGTLCRDLRDDLAQAQPLVAAVLDSQLRLYLLDNADVVLVCARVLEQQEQQQAACRLLEGCRVPGGSQELVQLWNDIHYRLAMKRLGVATLTPVQKFRCRKRNPPPPSLCPEGPKSRNFPREVRQKLHDFASGVSTNPTKAERENLALETSLTTEQVYNWFANYRRRQRALTQHMEPAQKATAEDPSVGERRPDPPQPSGDPHVDSGFVDRPQWSEGHEENGPPQSPETTQGPWQPLALALDFSGDETISKPLAPSSAPQSMHPEESPGTSSGQAEPQAGSFLVTQPPLQAPGFVLTQSPAELAPAPSTFAGPVSAVELSQPLPSSQVQWPDDDSCDAFWGARMLLEFSGGSLG, from the exons ATGCAGAGGTTCCTGACTCTGCTGAGGAACCACGAGGGCACCTGCCCACCTCCTGCGGAGCTGGTGACCCTCGTAGGCACGCTGTGCCGGGACCTCCGGGATGACCTTGCCCAGGCGCAGCCTCTGGTGGCGGCTGTTCTGGACAGCCAGCTCCGCCTGTACCTCCTGGACAATGCAGACGTGGTCCTGGTGTGCGCCCGTGTCctggagcagcaggagcagcagcaggcagCCTGCCGGCTCCTGGAG GGGTGCCGGGTGCCAGGAGGCAGCCAGGAGCTGGTGCAGCTCTGGAATGACATCCACTACCGTCTGGCCATGaagaggctgggtgtggccaCGCTGACCCCCGTGCAGAAGTTCCGCTGCAGGAAGAG GAACCCCCCACCCCCTTCGCTCTGCCCAGAGGGGCCAAAGAGCCGGAACTTCCCCAGAGAGGTTCGCCAGAAGCTGCACGACTTTGCTTCGGGGGTTAGCACCAACCCCACCAAGGCTGAGAGG GAGAACTTGGCTTTGGAGACGAGCTTGACCACTGAGCAAGTGTACAACTGGTTCGCCAATTACCGGCGGCGCCAAAGGGCCCTTACTCAGCACATGGAGCCGGCTCAGAAGGCCACAGCAGAAGACCCCAGTGTAGGAGAGAGGCGTCCTGACCCCCCGCAGCCCTCAGGAGACCCTCATGTTGACTCTGGGTTTGTGGACAGGCCTCAGTGGTCAG AGGGACACGAGGAAAACGGGCCCCCACAGTCTCCAGAGACCACCCAAGGGCCCTGGCAGCCGCTGGCCTTGGCCCTGGACTTTTCTGGAGATGAGACAATCTCGAAGCCACTGGCTCCCAG CAGCGCTCCCCAGAGCATGCACCCGGAGGAGAGTCCAGGCACAAGCAGTGGACAGGCAGAGCCTCAGGCTGGCAGCTTCCTGGTGACACAGCCCCCACTGCAGGCTCCAGGATTCGTCCTCACCCAGAG CCCTGCAGAGCTGGCCCCAGCCCCATCCACCTTCGCTGGCCCTGTGTCTGCCGTGGAGCTGAgccagcctctgccctccagccag GTGCAGTGGCCCGATGACGATTCCTGCGATGCCTTCTGGGGAGCCAGGATGCTCCTCGAGTTTTCAGGGGGCAGCCTGGGCTGA